In Clostridium omnivorum, the DNA window AAAAAGCCGAAATAACTCCGTAAGAAATACCTGTTAAAGCAGCATCATCTAATCCATAATGGCTTTTTAATCTTAATCTTAAATTAGGCTTATACTTAATTCCACCTATATCAATAATCATTTCTTTATAATACATAAGCTTTGAGATTAAATCTTTATTCTCATCATTTTCATAACATTTTACTTTTTTAAATTTTCTTTTCATTATTTTCATATGTATGTTTTTTATATTGAGCTTAAATCTATAAATATATACTTCGGGCTCATCTATGTAGTGCAGTCTTATACTAAAAGGAAGAGGTATAAACATTAGTACTGCTATAATAATTAGAATTTTTATAAAAAGATACATAATAATTTCCTCCATTATTTAATATTTGTTATTATAACCATCTATATGAAAATTATTAACAGTAAATAATAACTGAATAAGAAGATAACTATATAACAAGTTACAGATTACCTAAAATTTTCATGAGTAATATAAATTAAAATGAAAAAAATAAATACTAGTACTAAGTGAGGTGGTATAATGAAAAAGCTATACATGAAAGTAATATCATCATTTATT includes these proteins:
- a CDS encoding DUF2953 domain-containing protein encodes the protein MYLFIKILIIIAVLMFIPLPFSIRLHYIDEPEVYIYRFKLNIKNIHMKIMKRKFKKVKCYENDENKDLISKLMYYKEMIIDIGGIKYKPNLRLRLKSHYGLDDAALTGISYGVISAFLANMYEVLKIFFSIKQYDISVEPEYNKLTFDCDLKCIIFISLAKIIYMGIFFLKTIKKSKKLDYSITQSII